ACGGACAAATTCGACTACTAGAGCGCTCTACCTTTATATGAACCATTGTGTTGATTTTCGGCTTTTCTCATCTCGAATCTTAAACGATTTTGTGGGTTGGTCATCTTTCGTTTATTTTTTCTGAtatgggggaaggagggagattgTGAAAAGGAGTCCTTTTTCAGTGTGGCAGTCATGGCCTCAGAGCATGCCAAACCCTTTGGCATAGAGGATGGCTTTgagcagtctctctctcagcttctccTTGGTGTCGTACTCTGGGAGCAGCAGCACGTTGAAGCAGGTGTGAGATGTGGGTAACCTGCAGAAAGGGGCAGAGGAGAAAGAAGGGGTCAAAGGCCATTCCAATTGTTAAGGCCAACAGGCCATTCATTTGGAATGGGATTACCTTGAAGTTCCACTGTAATCTGAAGCCAATTCATCAATTTCCCCAAAAAGCCAAATGCATACAAAGTACAtggttatttatatttatttatatatacataatTAAACACATTTGCTAGCTGCATGTTTCCAAAGTGATGCGAGTGAGCTCTGTGGGCTGCAGAAGGAAGACATCCTCACCTGTCTGTGTCGGGGCCGTTCTTGGCGATGATCATCTTGAGCTTTCCCAGGCCTCCGACAGGGGCTCTGTCTGTGCCCGTGGTGAACTGCAGGAACAGCCTCTTCTGCTCCTCAGCAAACGAGTGTAACGTCTCCCAGAACTCCCTGGTGGGTCAAGTACAGACGAGGCTTTATATTAGTGTCATATTCAGGGTTTTGGGTCACTGTCCCTGATGTCAGCAGCAGATCAAACCGCTGAATTTCAACATTTTTGGACTTTCTGCAGTCAAGTCCCTTTTGAAGTAATGGTCcatcacctccacacacacacacacactaaaataaAGCAATCCCTTACTTAATGATGCGTGAATCTCTGCTGTAGCCACCATCATATTCTGTCGTTTCTTCAAGTGCTTGAAAGTCTAGGTTCTGTGTGTGATAGACACATTATGGAGAGTTAAAATCATATTTAAAAACCACCAAAAAATTATAAATACAAAACCACTAAATTCTCTTTTCAACAGCTTACCCTGCTTCCACAGATGAGCAGCTCGATTTCCTCCGGCCGGAATAAATATTTCAGCGGGGACTCGTTGGTGACCATGTGAAAACCTCTTCTGAAGGCTTTGAACTGCTTCTCAACGCTCTTATTCAGCATGTACTCTGCATACTGAGCTACAAACTCCTGTCGACCACAAGATGAAACAACGGCATGATTCTCTGGACGGAACGCTACCTCATACTCTATTCAACCCCACTGGTCAAATAAGCTACATCTAAAATAGAAAAACCCTAATAATTAAAATGTCTAAAAGCATGATTTTGAGTGAAATCATTTTCTCCACAAATTCTTGAAACTCACTTTTCTGTTCTCGTTGGTGACTGGAATTTGATCACCATTTTCCCTTAAGTCGTACATGAGGGGGTTTCCGAACAGGTCCGTCTGGGATATCTGGAAGGTGATCATCATGTCCTCCTCCACACTACCCTCGTACTCTAACAGCTCCTTCAGACTCTGGTACAGAACCTGCACACAGAACAGGACACAGGGGAGAGCAGACAGAAACACGTTATCAATAACACCTTCGTACATACCACCATTTCAATGGTATTTATCTGTTAAAGTCTATATTGCCCTGAAAGAAACTAAGTAAAAAGAAATGTAACACCATAGGAGTCTACAGCCATGTCGCAGCACATTGGTTTAAATACCACTCTGGAGATGAATATCATTAAGCTAATTTTATTAATAAACAGGACATCAAATACTAACCGGATTGGAGTCTGCGAGGTCCCGGAAGGTTCCTTTCTTGCCCATGAGCTTTCTGTAGACCACCATGGGGAAGTGAACGTCCAGGATGCAATTGTTGTAGATGGCCAGGCCAAGGACGATGCCGATCAGCGTGAACTGACCCTCGTTCTCAAACGACGACGGGTTGAACCAGAACATCTTGGTGCGCTCGTCGTACGCAAACATTCCTGAGGAGAAGGAAGCTGTGTTAAGGACAAGGATCAACCTTCACAATATACAACACAAACCAACCACATCCACTGCAGTAACGACGAGGACCTTTATAAAACACAACAGCAACACAAATCAACCACATCCAATCCCAGTCTCACAGTGACGGTTCAGCAACGTATCGACCGACTGACGACTTTGTTTCTCACCAATATCTGGGTTGAAGATCTCCTCCACGACGAGCTGAAAGAACTCTTTGGAAACCCCTCCTTCATCTACACCTTGCTCTCCTTCAAACTCCACATACAACTGCTTCTTCAAGTCTGCAGGATTCTCCATGGCGATCATCTCAAGCTAACAGGAAGAACAGAATGATCTAAGACTAGTGTGAGGAATATAGTGGACACTCTCTCCAGTCAGTACAAACACCACTCCAATGCTTTTAAATCCTTGAGGGATAGTAGACAAAACAAGTGCACACATCGGGGTGGGAGAAACTAAACAGGGCCTTGGACTTACCCTGACGAGGGCATCATCGATGATGTGGTCTCGGCGTACTTTAAGCCTCAGGTAGGGGTTGAGCTGCTGTCCCTGCACCAGGCTGTAGAGTACTGTGATGCGGCGCTCGCTGTACATGCGGATGCGGTTGTCGTAGTACAGGCCCAGGTTCTTGGTCACGGCGTTGAGGATGAACGGACACGTCATGAAGGAGAACTTGTTCTCCGTCTCCACTTTAAAGAACGTGTAGTCCTTGTCCATCTCTAGGACTTCATTCAGGGGCTCGTTGACAAACTCCTGGAAGGGGATGAGGGGCCGCCGGCTGTCGGACGTCCGGATGGTAAGCTCAGTCTCCAGGGGGTCCACCCGGGGGCCCTtcttgtttctcctctcctcgcccAGCAGCTCCTGCAGCGTCAACTCGCTGGACTCAGGGATGggctcctcgtcctcctcttcgTTGTGCTCCGTGTCCACCTCCCCTCCCATGACATTTGCATAGTAGACGATCTTCAAGCACTTGGTGGCTGCCACCACTGCATCGTCGTCGTTCACCAGGTTGCGGCTGTTGAACTCATTGCTGACAACCTTAGTAATTAAAATAACAATACATTTAATTTGTATAGTGCCTTTCATTACAGAGGAATTGCATAGCTCTATGTAGGCCGAAAAAAGAAAAGACAAAATGCCAGGAGAATCTAGCTACCTTGTATGTGATGAGCTGCTGGAAGGTCTCCATTATGCGGTGGATCTGTTCAGCACTGTAGTGAGACCACAGGCGGGCCAGCTTGGCCAGCGCGGGTAGGGGCAGCTTGCTCATGGCCCTGCAGAACTGGGGCAGGGCGATCTCCAGGTAGTCTGGGCTGTGGaggttactgttctccatcaCCACCACAAACAAGTTCAGGTAGTTGGGGTCCCGGGAGTAGACGTTGTGGTACGTCAGGTCACATTCCACGTTGGGCGACAGGTAGACCAGTGCGTTGAGGAAGGCAGCTTCGATCTTATCGTTGGACAGCAGTCTCTGGTAGACCCTCCTGACCGCGTCGATGTCCACAGACACCTCGTCAGGACCCAGCTTCCCCACATCATTGTCCCCTGATGCAGCGCCGTCTAACCGGGATGAGGAACCGGGCGAGTCCTCCTCCATAGCAGCAGCGGAGCAGGCGGCCGCTTCCTCCTCGTCCTCGTCTTTGTCCTCGTCCTTGCTCTGGAGGGACTTAAGCTCCTCCTTGGTGGGTGGTTTGGACCGGCGGAAGCTCTGCACCAGGCCCTCTGCGCTGGAGAACACCCGTCCTATGACCCGGATCAGAGGGGAGTAGTCCTCCTTCTCTCCACAGATGTGTAGGATCTCATACACTTTCTCCTCTGTTAGGTAATTCACATCTGGAAACACATCAATGTAATACAGTTAATTAACGCAACACGTAATATTCAGTTACGGCTAAAAAGTTAACCGTTTCAGTTAAGTGTTCAGTCAAGATCGACGGTCTGTTTCTGAAATTCTGCACTACAATTGAAACACTCCAAAAAGTATTGATGCACGAATGAGTCACTTATGCCAACACACCTTTGAAGTCGTCCCTTACACAATGGTTCATTGTGGTGCCTTTCTTGGAGGGGTGTGGGTCGCACAGTTTGGCATTGATCTTGTACAGCTCCAGGGCCTTGACGGCAGCTGCATTGTTGTCCAAGCGGTGGGAGCCCCGGGACGAGGAGCACCACGCGTTCGAGCAGGAGTCATTTCCACAGCCCTCCGTTAACTGGTGGTAGTAGCGCTCTATTAGATGCTTGGCGGCTGCTCGCTTCCTGAATTGGAGGCCGTTCAGATTGGAAGCATGGAGAGTTATGAAACTCATGGCTGCGAGTCTCAATCAAAACAGCACTGAAATCAGTCATATCAACATCCAAAGTAGTAAACatataaaaaaattacaaaattaaaCACAAAGGGAACATAATGTCATATATTAATATCAATGTGTTCTACATTGGAAATGAGATAAGCCCCTAAACATTTAAGAATGAAGACGTTCATTTTCATTGGGAATTTGTGGACTGTGAGCATACACTGTGAGCCTGCTGCAGTCAGCAGACATAGCAGGAGGGATGGTGTGTGGAAGCCAAAgaacaacattaataatatgaaGGTCCTTGGATGGTGACAATGACAGAATGACTGTGGACATTCATTGGATAGTGAAAGGAGGGAGATATTAAATATTAGTATTCCATAGATAAAGGACATTCCATACTGAAGTGCGTGACTAAATTaacttactgtactgtagctagctgctgTATGTTAATCACAGAATGACATGCCTGTTAAAATAAACTTACATTCGGCTTGCTTCAGTGTTTTCTATGTCAGACTCCTCTTGTAttctaaacaaacaaacacatcaaTAGCGTAGGTCAGGAATATGTAGCTAAATCTGTTGACAGCCTAGCCTACCTACTACAGCTGAAAAATTAACTAACTTGTCTAGCGAGTAAAACGAATTTTACTActgtagcgttagctagctagttaagatAGCCACAACAACTAACATTAACATTAAGTGATCGCTAGTTAATCTTAGGTTAATGTAAAAACATGTCTTACTGTTGATGAAATGGCTATAGGAACAGCGAATGTAAATCCAGCAAAAGACCGATACAAGTAACTAACgttggctagttagctaacgCAGACAGAGTTATGACAGTGCAGCTTGCTTGCTAACTAGTTAGCAGGCAAAGTCGTTCAGGTGATAGACAGCTGATAATACAATAGTgagttaactagctaatgttttAGGTAACAGTTACAATTCAGCAATACATCGTCGTAACTGTACGTTAActcagaacagcaaactaactaGCTACCTAACAGTTATGTTAATAACTAGCTAAGTAgcattgctagctagctgttgctaAATTCACTTTTCAGGCCTAGTCTAGCTAGAtggctacgttagctagctacctacatacCTGGAAATCTGCTGGAATGTTGCACTTTTACGTCATTTTACATTTCAGTTACATAGCTAGTTAGCCGTGAAACCACAAGTTGGGAAACATTTCATTGCTACGATACAAAAACATACATCCTTCCCCAAACCACGACACTCTATTTATCTCCATGCCGACCTGTCGTATCCTCCTGCAGGGGATGTCTCGGCCTGTGGTAGCTCACAGTCCCTCTCGTCGGAATTCATACGAGATGTTCTCCCGCAGTTGCTCGTGATCCTGTGTAACTGTATGAATGAACACTTTCTCCACAGGTTGGATAAATTTTCAACAAAACGTTATGTTACTGCTAAAGGCTCTTGACGGTGATGGGCGATTGTATTGAATAAGGAACTTCATTTAAGGCCTATTTCATGCTCAAGTCTCTGTTTGGTGTTTACAGCCATCTTGACTTCAACAACCCGACCAGGGACACGTCCCAGAATGCAATGTTGCGGTTGGAATGTTATGTTCAAAAGCCTTTTCCCTAACTTTTGAGCTCAGTTTGTCATTGAGCAACTGCAAAAAACTGTGAATCCTTTGTATGCCTGTTACAAACGCCTCCAAAATAATTGCTATCCCTATTAAAGTTGTGGCTATCAAGTTTTCCTTGAGTCAGGCAAACCGGGTTCCGCTACTGTTCACTACAccggtgtcagaagtgggatacaTGTACTAACGTTTTAATTATTAAACGTCTAGGCTTTggggacccctttaggtatataatatttttgtttaattatttgataaaatattgaatttggcctttagtaCTATAGcctatagaaacgcattgaataacacattcataaatggcaacaacaaaaaaagacagCAAAAAACATTATCACAAGAAATAAGgatttgaagtgtctgtcctatatctaagcGAGacaagaaagctcaggaaatatagaTATGTTttttacacacatacagtatttaaccccttatttttgttacTTATATTTACGCATAGACTCTAGCATTTAACCAGTGATGTTGAGACTTGTGCCCTTCCACAGATCCTGTTTCTTCTATATTATTTCCATTTTATTGTTACATTGATACAGCCAGGCTAATTCCATACATTAACACTGTAAATTATCTGTACTTCATCAAGTAGGCCTAAATTACATGCAATTAAAGATGTAATCCATAACATTTTTTCTGTAAGGGAATTGATAATCACTTTTACAGAAATCATACTAAATATTATCACGTGTTAATGGTTGGGCCAAAAGTGGATCGTCTTCATTTCTGGAATGTGGTCTTGCAGAGTCACGTGGATCTTGAAAGGATTAGGAAACATAAAACACAAGATGTTAGTGCTGATTTGACCTGTGATGATTACTGTAATTACAATGACAATATTAATGAATGCTTTAAACCTACTGGAACCTACTTTTGTCTGAGTTGAGCTCCATCACAGAAGGGCAGTTGCAGCATTGTAAGCACtggaaataaaataattatttgaAAGTGACCTGCCTGCTTCAGAGATAGGCTGCAGTTCTGAATT
The Salmo salar chromosome ssa16, Ssal_v3.1, whole genome shotgun sequence DNA segment above includes these coding regions:
- the LOC106574742 gene encoding ubiquitin-protein ligase E3A isoform X1 is translated as MNSDERDCELPQAETSPAGGYDRIQEESDIENTEASRMKRAAAKHLIERYYHQLTEGCGNDSCSNAWCSSSRGSHRLDNNAAAVKALELYKINAKLCDPHPSKKGTTMNHCVRDDFKDVNYLTEEKVYEILHICGEKEDYSPLIRVIGRVFSSAEGLVQSFRRSKPPTKEELKSLQSKDEDKDEDEEEAAACSAAAMEEDSPGSSSRLDGAASGDNDVGKLGPDEVSVDIDAVRRVYQRLLSNDKIEAAFLNALVYLSPNVECDLTYHNVYSRDPNYLNLFVVVMENSNLHSPDYLEIALPQFCRAMSKLPLPALAKLARLWSHYSAEQIHRIMETFQQLITYKVVSNEFNSRNLVNDDDAVVAATKCLKIVYYANVMGGEVDTEHNEEEDEEPIPESSELTLQELLGEERRNKKGPRVDPLETELTIRTSDSRRPLIPFQEFVNEPLNEVLEMDKDYTFFKVETENKFSFMTCPFILNAVTKNLGLYYDNRIRMYSERRITVLYSLVQGQQLNPYLRLKVRRDHIIDDALVRLEMIAMENPADLKKQLYVEFEGEQGVDEGGVSKEFFQLVVEEIFNPDIGMFAYDERTKMFWFNPSSFENEGQFTLIGIVLGLAIYNNCILDVHFPMVVYRKLMGKKGTFRDLADSNPVLYQSLKELLEYEGSVEEDMMITFQISQTDLFGNPLMYDLRENGDQIPVTNENRKEFVAQYAEYMLNKSVEKQFKAFRRGFHMVTNESPLKYLFRPEEIELLICGSRNLDFQALEETTEYDGGYSRDSRIIKEFWETLHSFAEEQKRLFLQFTTGTDRAPVGGLGKLKMIIAKNGPDTDRLPTSHTCFNVLLLPEYDTKEKLRERLLKAILYAKGFGML
- the LOC106574742 gene encoding ubiquitin-protein ligase E3A isoform X3, which codes for MKRAAAKHLIERYYHQLTEGCGNDSCSNAWCSSSRGSHRLDNNAAAVKALELYKINAKLCDPHPSKKGTTMNHCVRDDFKDVNYLTEEKVYEILHICGEKEDYSPLIRVIGRVFSSAEGLVQSFRRSKPPTKEELKSLQSKDEDKDEDEEEAAACSAAAMEEDSPGSSSRLDGAASGDNDVGKLGPDEVSVDIDAVRRVYQRLLSNDKIEAAFLNALVYLSPNVECDLTYHNVYSRDPNYLNLFVVVMENSNLHSPDYLEIALPQFCRAMSKLPLPALAKLARLWSHYSAEQIHRIMETFQQLITYKVVSNEFNSRNLVNDDDAVVAATKCLKIVYYANVMGGEVDTEHNEEEDEEPIPESSELTLQELLGEERRNKKGPRVDPLETELTIRTSDSRRPLIPFQEFVNEPLNEVLEMDKDYTFFKVETENKFSFMTCPFILNAVTKNLGLYYDNRIRMYSERRITVLYSLVQGQQLNPYLRLKVRRDHIIDDALVRLEMIAMENPADLKKQLYVEFEGEQGVDEGGVSKEFFQLVVEEIFNPDIGMFAYDERTKMFWFNPSSFENEGQFTLIGIVLGLAIYNNCILDVHFPMVVYRKLMGKKGTFRDLADSNPVLYQSLKELLEYEGSVEEDMMITFQISQTDLFGNPLMYDLRENGDQIPVTNENRKEFVAQYAEYMLNKSVEKQFKAFRRGFHMVTNESPLKYLFRPEEIELLICGSRNLDFQALEETTEYDGGYSRDSRIIKEFWETLHSFAEEQKRLFLQFTTGTDRAPVGGLGKLKMIIAKNGPDTDRLPTSHTCFNVLLLPEYDTKEKLRERLLKAILYAKGFGML
- the LOC106574742 gene encoding ubiquitin-protein ligase E3A isoform X2, translated to MSFITLHASNLNGLQFRKRAAAKHLIERYYHQLTEGCGNDSCSNAWCSSSRGSHRLDNNAAAVKALELYKINAKLCDPHPSKKGTTMNHCVRDDFKDVNYLTEEKVYEILHICGEKEDYSPLIRVIGRVFSSAEGLVQSFRRSKPPTKEELKSLQSKDEDKDEDEEEAAACSAAAMEEDSPGSSSRLDGAASGDNDVGKLGPDEVSVDIDAVRRVYQRLLSNDKIEAAFLNALVYLSPNVECDLTYHNVYSRDPNYLNLFVVVMENSNLHSPDYLEIALPQFCRAMSKLPLPALAKLARLWSHYSAEQIHRIMETFQQLITYKVVSNEFNSRNLVNDDDAVVAATKCLKIVYYANVMGGEVDTEHNEEEDEEPIPESSELTLQELLGEERRNKKGPRVDPLETELTIRTSDSRRPLIPFQEFVNEPLNEVLEMDKDYTFFKVETENKFSFMTCPFILNAVTKNLGLYYDNRIRMYSERRITVLYSLVQGQQLNPYLRLKVRRDHIIDDALVRLEMIAMENPADLKKQLYVEFEGEQGVDEGGVSKEFFQLVVEEIFNPDIGMFAYDERTKMFWFNPSSFENEGQFTLIGIVLGLAIYNNCILDVHFPMVVYRKLMGKKGTFRDLADSNPVLYQSLKELLEYEGSVEEDMMITFQISQTDLFGNPLMYDLRENGDQIPVTNENRKEFVAQYAEYMLNKSVEKQFKAFRRGFHMVTNESPLKYLFRPEEIELLICGSRNLDFQALEETTEYDGGYSRDSRIIKEFWETLHSFAEEQKRLFLQFTTGTDRAPVGGLGKLKMIIAKNGPDTDRLPTSHTCFNVLLLPEYDTKEKLRERLLKAILYAKGFGML